From the genome of Agromyces intestinalis:
GCGGGCGGCATCTCGATCGACCTGCAACCCGACGACAGCCTCACCGTCGGCATGGTGCAGATCGATTCGTCGAACGTGAAGGGCCGGGTCGCATGGACCCCGGTGCTCGACGTCGACGGCAAGCGGTACCCGATCCTGAAGGGGCGCACCGTGATCGGGCGCGGCTCCGAGGCGGATGTGACCCTCGATGACACCGGAGCGAGCCGACGGCACGCCGAGGTGCAGTGGGACGGCGCCAGGGCCCGCGTTCGCGATCTCGGGTCGACGAACGGCACCCAGGTGAACGGCGTGAAGACCGCCGACGCGGTGCTCGAACCCGACGCGGTGATCACGATCGGCCGCAGCCGCATCGTCTTCCGGGTGCTCGCCGAGGCCGAGGCCGGCACGGCCGCCCAGCCCGCCGTGCAGCGCGACGACCTCGGCGGGTTCTGGGGGCCGGCGCGATGACCGATCCCAGCCAGCTCACCCTCGTCGTCCTGCAGCTCGGATTCCTGCTGCTGCTGTGGGCCTTCATCTTCGCGATCGTCTACGCGCTGCGCAGCGATCTGTTCGGCCAGCGGGTGCGCAAGCTCTCGAACGCGGCACCGGTCGCGGCGGCCGCGTCGGCACCGGCCCCGGTGCCGGCACCCGCCCCGTCGGCATTCCCGAGCTCGCCGGTGAGCCCGGCGCGGGGCACGCCGGTCGTGGCATCCGCCTCGCCCGGCGGCGACGGACCCACCCGCCTGGTCATCACCAGCGGCACCAAGCAGGGCGCCGAGTTCCCGCTCGGCCGCGACGAGATCACGATCGGCCGGTCGAGCGACTCGGCGATCATCATCCGCGACGACTACACCTCGACCCACCACGCCCGACTGATGCTGTGGAACGGGCAGTGGATGA
Proteins encoded in this window:
- a CDS encoding FhaA domain-containing protein, which produces MGLLDNFEKGLERAVNGAFAKTFRSGLQPVEITAALKRELDTKAAVVSRDRVLVPNRFTVRMAPDDHERMSRLGPALVDELIDLVQKHAASQRFQFAGGISIDLQPDDSLTVGMVQIDSSNVKGRVAWTPVLDVDGKRYPILKGRTVIGRGSEADVTLDDTGASRRHAEVQWDGARARVRDLGSTNGTQVNGVKTADAVLEPDAVITIGRSRIVFRVLAEAEAGTAAQPAVQRDDLGGFWGPAR
- a CDS encoding FHA domain-containing protein FhaB/FipA → MTDPSQLTLVVLQLGFLLLLWAFIFAIVYALRSDLFGQRVRKLSNAAPVAAAASAPAPVPAPAPSAFPSSPVSPARGTPVVASASPGGDGPTRLVITSGTKQGAEFPLGRDEITIGRSSDSAIIIRDDYTSTHHARLMLWNGQWMIQDLDSTNGTFLDGSRVTVPVPVPVGATVKVGATTFELRR